From one Neofelis nebulosa isolate mNeoNeb1 chromosome 4, mNeoNeb1.pri, whole genome shotgun sequence genomic stretch:
- the NEUROD6 gene encoding neurogenic differentiation factor 6 isoform X2, with translation MKLKPKIVLRGKSIKRAPGEETEKEEEEEDREEEDENGLPRRRGLRKKKTTKLRLERVKFRRQEANARERNRMHGLNDALDNLRKVVPCYSKTQKLSKIETLRLAKNYIWALSEILRIGKRPDLLTFVQNLCKGLSQPTTNLVAGCLQLNARSFLMGQGGEAAHHTRSPYSTFYPPYHSPELTTPPGHGTLDNSKSMKPYNYCSAYESFYESTSPECASPQFEGPLSPPPINYNGIFSLKQEETLDYGKNYNYGMHYCAVPPRGPLGQGAMFRLPTDSHFPYDLHLRSQSLTMQDELNAVFHN, from the exons ATGAAGTTAAAACCTAAG ATTGTCCTTCGAGGAAAGAGCATCAAAAGGGCCCCTGGAGAAGAAAccgagaaggaagaagaggaggaagacagggaagaggaagatgaaaaTGGCTTGCCCAGAAGGAGGggtcttaggaaaaaaaagacgACCAAGCTCCGACTGGAGAGGGTCAAGTTCAGGAGACAGGAAGCTAATGCGCGGGAGAGAAACAGGATGCATGGCCTCAACGACGCTCTGGACAATTTAAGAAAAGTGGTCCCCTGTTACTCCAAAACCCAAAAACTGTCCAAAATAGAAACTTTACGACTGGCCAAAAACTACATCTGGGCACTTTCTGAAATCCTGAGAATCGGCAAGAGACCTGATCTGCTCACGTTCGTCCAAAACTTATGCAAAGGTCTTTCCCAGCCGACTACAAACTTGGTGGCAGGCTGCTTGCAGCTCAACGCCAGGAGTTTCCTGATGGGTCAGGGTGGGGAGGCTGCGCACCACACAAGGTCACCCTACTCTACCTTCTACCCGCCCTACCACAGCCCTGAGCTCACCACTCCCCCAGGGCATGGAACTCTTGATAATTCCAAGTCCATGAAACCCTACAATTATTGCAGTGCGTATGAATCCTTCTATGAAAGCACTTCCCCTGAGTGTGCCAGCCCTCAGTTTGAAGGTCCCTTAAGTCCTCCCCCAATTAACTATAATGGGATATTTTCCCTGAAGCAAGAAGAAACCTTGGACTATGGCAAAAATTACAATTACGGCATGCATTACTGTGCAgtgccacccaggggtccccttGGGCAGGGTGCCATGTTCAGGTTGCCCACCGACAGCCACTTCCCTTACGACTTACATCTGCGCAGCCAATCTCTCACCATGCAAGATGAATTAAATGCAGTTTTTCATAattaa
- the NEUROD6 gene encoding neurogenic differentiation factor 6 isoform X1 → MLTLPFDESVVMPESQMCRKFSRECEDQKQIKKPESFSKQIVLRGKSIKRAPGEETEKEEEEEDREEEDENGLPRRRGLRKKKTTKLRLERVKFRRQEANARERNRMHGLNDALDNLRKVVPCYSKTQKLSKIETLRLAKNYIWALSEILRIGKRPDLLTFVQNLCKGLSQPTTNLVAGCLQLNARSFLMGQGGEAAHHTRSPYSTFYPPYHSPELTTPPGHGTLDNSKSMKPYNYCSAYESFYESTSPECASPQFEGPLSPPPINYNGIFSLKQEETLDYGKNYNYGMHYCAVPPRGPLGQGAMFRLPTDSHFPYDLHLRSQSLTMQDELNAVFHN, encoded by the coding sequence ATGTTAACACTACCGTTTGATGAGTCTGTTGTAATGCCAGAATCCCAGATGTGCAGAAAGTTTTCTAGAGAATGTGAGGACCAGAAGCAAATTAAGAAACCAGAAAGCTTTTCCAAACAGATTGTCCTTCGAGGAAAGAGCATCAAAAGGGCCCCTGGAGAAGAAAccgagaaggaagaagaggaggaagacagggaagaggaagatgaaaaTGGCTTGCCCAGAAGGAGGggtcttaggaaaaaaaagacgACCAAGCTCCGACTGGAGAGGGTCAAGTTCAGGAGACAGGAAGCTAATGCGCGGGAGAGAAACAGGATGCATGGCCTCAACGACGCTCTGGACAATTTAAGAAAAGTGGTCCCCTGTTACTCCAAAACCCAAAAACTGTCCAAAATAGAAACTTTACGACTGGCCAAAAACTACATCTGGGCACTTTCTGAAATCCTGAGAATCGGCAAGAGACCTGATCTGCTCACGTTCGTCCAAAACTTATGCAAAGGTCTTTCCCAGCCGACTACAAACTTGGTGGCAGGCTGCTTGCAGCTCAACGCCAGGAGTTTCCTGATGGGTCAGGGTGGGGAGGCTGCGCACCACACAAGGTCACCCTACTCTACCTTCTACCCGCCCTACCACAGCCCTGAGCTCACCACTCCCCCAGGGCATGGAACTCTTGATAATTCCAAGTCCATGAAACCCTACAATTATTGCAGTGCGTATGAATCCTTCTATGAAAGCACTTCCCCTGAGTGTGCCAGCCCTCAGTTTGAAGGTCCCTTAAGTCCTCCCCCAATTAACTATAATGGGATATTTTCCCTGAAGCAAGAAGAAACCTTGGACTATGGCAAAAATTACAATTACGGCATGCATTACTGTGCAgtgccacccaggggtccccttGGGCAGGGTGCCATGTTCAGGTTGCCCACCGACAGCCACTTCCCTTACGACTTACATCTGCGCAGCCAATCTCTCACCATGCAAGATGAATTAAATGCAGTTTTTCATAattaa